In the Hemitrygon akajei chromosome 7, sHemAka1.3, whole genome shotgun sequence genome, one interval contains:
- the ptrhd1 gene encoding putative peptidyl-tRNA hydrolase PTRHD1 — translation MAAAGGLVQYVVVRGDLRTRGWTLGALVAQACHGSVAAIQLSRDYPDTQAYLQQLDSMATVVLEAPDEETLTSLSQMLTEAAVVHKLWIEQPENTATCLALKPYPKEQVQKLLKKLKLLK, via the exons ATGGCAGCGGCTGGCGGGCTGGTACAGTATGTGGTGGTGCGCGGCGACCTGCGTACCCGGGGGTGGACGCTTGGGGCCCTCGTGGCCCAGGCTTGTCATGGCAGCGTGGCCGCTATCCAGCTGTCCCGTGATTACCCCGACACACAGGCCTACCTGCAGCAGCTCGACAGCATGGCCACCGTGGTCCTGGAG GCCCCTGATGAGGAGACTCTCACCAGCCTCTCCCAAATGCTGACCGAGGCTGCAGTTGTTCATAAACTGTGGATTGAACAGCCAGAGAACACTGCCACTTGTCTGGCCCTGAAACCCTACCCAAAGGAACAGGTCCAGAAGCTGCTAAAGAAACTAAAGCTGCTGAAATGA